TATGAGGGAAAGTATTTCCAGCTTCTCCATTTCTCCCAGTAGAGATAAATCTGTTAAATCGAAGCATTTATTGAGTAAAAGCACCCGCAGAGTCGTCACGCATGGGAGCGACGAAATTCCTGTGTAACTTAGATCTAGAACTACAAGGCTTTTCATCCCTCGGAAGAAACTATCAGGGAATTTCTTCAGAGAATAATTTTCTTGGAACAACAGGGTCAAGAGATTTGGGCAATCTGGCTCCGCGGGCAGCATGCTAATCGTACTTCTAATCAATGAAATCCTCTTACACTTGTTTAGCTTCTCCTTCCTCGGCCAATCTTTCATTTCCACACCTGCTCTGACAAGGAAACCATTCTCATCTTTTGATGCGATTGACCTGGTCACATCTCTGACACAATCATGCATTTTAACGTACCCTTCTTGATAGCCGTCCAACAGCAAGCAACGAGCCTTAAGCTTGTCGATCAAGCTATGCACTCTCTCCCTTGCTTCCTTCAAAGTTTCCACCTCGTCCAAGAATTCCTCACCAAATCCATATCTCACCAACGTTTCTATGTCAATATCAGAGCCTTCAGGAAATAGACAGCAGAACAAGAAGCACGACTTGATCTCATTAGTTTCCAAGAACTCGTAGCTCAGTTGCAAACCTGGGAAAATCTCTCCTATCATACTGCCTCTTCTCAGTCTTGTCAATGCATCAGCCCAGACCTTCTTGTCCTTGGGCCGCAATGCAGTTCCGACCGCCGCAAGTAGTAGAGGGATACCCCCGCATTCTTTTACGATGTCTTTCCCATATTCCTCCAAAATAGAAGAATCAACATCACTGCATATCATCACTTTGAAAAGATCCAACGACTCCATTTCTGTTAGGAACCTGACCTCAATCATAATTGTCTGGCTCCCATGCATATTGCATACATATTTATCTCGCGTCGTCAGCATGATTTTGCAACCCTGGCCGTTGGGTCCGCATGGGATCCCAATCTCGACTAGGTCGAGCTGTTCCCATACATTGTCAAGTATTACTAGTGTCTTGGTGCCTTGCAACCTCTCCAACAGTTGACCTTTTCTCACTGCTTCGCTGTCTTTATTGAGCTTCAGGCCTAGCTGGCCTGCAATCTCTGCCTGGATCTTTGATGGCTTTGGTTCCAAACTAACTTCCACCATTACAACATCATTGAATAATCCTTTTCTTTTCACTAGTTTGCCCATTTCTTTCATCAAGGTGGTCTTGCCTACCCCACCCATACCATAGACCCCGATGGTCCCAATTGCCTCATTACTCAGTGCCTGCATGATCTCTTCAACAGCCGCTTCTCTTGATGCGAAAGCTACGTAATCCCCCCCAGCAAGCATGGAGTCTGTGCTTGGAAGAGGAAGACTGAACGATACACTACGAAAACTTCTCCCTATACTTTGGAGCTCTTTGACGTAGTTCGTCTTTTGTTTTGCTTCTTTACCCAAATTGTAGCGAACATAACAGTTAGGAAGCCAGCCGCTTAAGCATCCCGCACTGCCTTCAGCTCCACTTACTAATCTTCCTGCATCCTCTTTGACTTCTTCTACACTTTTCAGCCACTCTTCCACATCAGCCTTGAGCTCTTCCTTTCTCCGACAAGCGTCATCTACCAGTCTCATCACATCACCTCTAATATTCTTCAAACTTTCAACCTCATTTTTGAAGTTGTCGACGTGGCTCTTGTAGTGAACAAGATAATCACCATGTTCCATCGCTGGTTCATATACAACCTTTCCTATTTGCAGAACACATCCGAAGATCCCCGAGGCCATGGCGTTTTGAGGAAAGCTGAAAAGGAGTAGCGGTAAAATATCAGTATTATAATTCCAAGTATCAGTTTGGCGGGTGCAACTTGCGTTCGAATCCAGACCCTCTCCTTCCACAAACAGGGATTTTCTGCTTGTTGGAATGTGATTGGTAGCCAGTAATGATTTGGCACAGTCAAATTGCAAGCAAGCATAGGATCGGATGCGGATttccggacgcggattgtgtaccGACGATGCCAGTAGCGAGATATGGCTACTGGACAGTGCTGTATGGgctccacattaatgtatgtgttttatccatgccgtttatttatttttaaagatcatttcatggcatgagatcaaaattaaaatagacccaaatctaaagtggaccacaccacaagaaaaaaatagtggtaattgaatgcctaccattaaaaacttcctagggctcactgattgaacgcctaccattagaaacttcctagggctcactgtaatgtttattttccatccacaacctggatgaagtgaaaatgcgaatattagcttcatccaaaacttttgtgccctcgataaaattttaatggcgggcgttcaatcatcattgtttccaatGTTGTGGTACACATGTGACATGGATCTGAATTATTTTtgagatcatgacctaaaatgatctgtaaaaaacggatgaacagcgtggatagaacacatacatcatcgttggGCCAACATAGCACCGTACGGTAGCCACGGGCTACTCACACCGTCactagggacgcggatttcctgcaaaagcctttcgcatgaagttcgtGCGCtgagaacttaggtggggcccactgtgacgtttgtgagaaacccttcccgtccatcctttttgtgagtttattttaggacatattGTCAAAATTGAAcaatatccaaagcttgagtgagccgtgctaaaggaaaatgtggttaaggAAATTCCTACCGCTGAAACTTTcttgggttcaacagtgatgtttagatgccatctataccgttaataatgtcattcctattgggatgaactcaaAACAAAAATAGTAGCATGAatcaaagcttctgtggccccacaaatatttcaaccgtggacgtttaattatcacgttttcggctcacttgagctctggatacagttcatttttaGTAAATgacttaaaatgaactcacaaaacagatggacggaaaagatttctcacaaacatcacagtgggccccacctaatttaCCAGCACAGGAACTTCGAACTCCGCGTCCCCTAGGGTTTCGGCGTCCCGGATTCCATGCCCAAGAACTTCGAAGTTCTTGCCGTGGGatgaaaggtggggtccactttaatacttatgagaaatccacgccgttcatctatttttcgagctcattttaagatatacaacaaaaaatgaggatgatcaaaaacttaaGTGAGCCGTAGGAATTTAATgaacaccgttgaaacatttatatagcCACGAAAGTTACGAATCGATctaaattttttgtgttttcacttcatcacagtgaaaatgaccttataaacggtttggatggcatataaacatccagtggagcctaagaaggtttcgatGATAGAAATTCCTTTTTCTaatgtttcatctcgtatggcgcacttgagttttagatcctccACATTTTTTATAGCATGTACTAAAAtaaactcgaaaaatggatagacatgtTGGATTTATCATAAATATCAGGATGAGCCCCACCTTGCATCCGCATCCTGCGGAAGGCTTCGGTAGGAAATCCGCGTTCTAGAGGATCTGGGCGCGGATAACCCGGCTGCTCGGAGATAGAGACAAGCGTAGGATCCAAAGGCTACTGATGCGCCACCGTGGTGTATAAATTTTATCCAccatatccattcatttttccatataattttaaaatatagaccaaaaataatttaaattcaaTGCTAAAatgtaccacactacaggaagcggACACCCGCATTGAAACCTTCActgtgttgtttattttccatggcCATATACACCTAGATGaattgaaagcacaaatatcatctcgattcaaaacttatgtggtccccaaaaatttttaacggtaggagtttaatctccactgtgtggtccatttgagaattGAATCTTTgctatttttgggttcataaaataaaatgatatatacAGAAAAatgtgtggacagtgtggatgcaatTTATACGTCACAGTAGCCCCTTAGTGATCCTCCGATCGAGCTCTGAAAtggtacctaatccgcgtccatagGATCTGGACTTCCTGCGTAATTGGTATGGAGTGCAATGCAGTATTAGGATTGTCCGTGTCAAAGTGCCACTTTCCTCCACCGAAAAGCAACTAGcagttttttagattatttttttcttttttctttgaataCTTCATTCGTTACAACAGGCAGAGGAAATAAccgacgtggattagctactggcaggttgagtagcgtcaccaagttatgtgggacccatcatgatgtatgtgctgtattcataccattcatccatttggagatagcAAATTAgagcatgagtcaaagaatgagtcagatccaaagctcgagtgaccccatcacaggaaacaatggagagagtgacgcccaaaATTTTAAGAGCCACGatagttttttatcaagctgaaatttttgttttctctttttcaTGTATGTTTTAACTTATCAACACGTTAGATCTCATGGAAACATAttagtagaccttaggaaggtttcaacggtgccaTCACTCTTCCCACTATTTTATGTAGTGAGGTAAACTCCATGTTTGGATCTTATTCATTCtctctcatgttctaaaatgatttctccaaatggataaatgatatagatacaccacatacatcatggtgtgtcccgaGAACTGGGTGACTTAATTTCaaagtctagctactcaacctgacagtatctaatccgcatcgCCACTTCAGGTGACAAATCCGACGTGGAGAGCACAGGCCTACCAAAAGGGAGGCAAATTGCCTACTAACCGgggcagggctccgtggggcctgccgtgatgtaagtgttttatgcacgctgtttcatcatttttctcatattaaTTTAAGATATGAACAAAAAATTAGGCAGttacagggcttaagtggaccacaaagtggggattgaacgtcccaccattaaaaacttattaggaggCGGAGAAGCTTcggatcaagctaaaatttgttTTCTCACTTCATTCACGTCTACAtcaccttataaataggttggatggttaaaaaaacatcacgttggccattagaaaggtttcaaggtaccattatcactacagcttcatttggtgtggtccactggagctgtatagatgcttcaattttaggatcatatcttaaaatgatcttaaaaaaaagtgatgaacggcgtggataaaatacttactttACGGTGGGCTCCACGGATCCATGGATTACCGTCCGCGAAACGGTGGGgcggaaagcctttcgcatgaagttactGCGAAAGGATTCTGGGTGGGCCAACTACactgtttgttagaaatccaacccgttcatccgtttttatatataattttaggatatgtaaccaaaaacaaggtggatctaaaactcaaatgggccacacgagaggaaacattggggatttagtgaccacctttgaattatttatatggctacaaaagttttgtatatgTCTAAGTTctcagtgttttcacttcatctcattaAAAActaccttataaacggtttggatggtatataaacatcaaggaagagcctagaaaggttttaacggtaggaattcctttccccactgtttcatcttgtatggcccaattgagttttaaaTCCTCTTAATTTTTCGctgaatatcctaaaatgagctcaaaaaatggatggacgggttggatttgtcataaacatcacggtagaccccaccttgcatcccagcgAGCGCAGGAACTTTCCGCAAAAGCCTTCCGCAGGAAATCCGGTATCCCGAAACGGGAAGCGAATCAAGTGAGACCCCGAATCCACCGATGGATGGGAccccgactgtggggcccactgtgatgtatttgactacatccacgctatccatctatattaaaatctcattttagggtataatttattttttaataaaaatgaagtagatccaaatcttaatttTGTACTATCCCTTGCAAAccgacccctgactgtggggcccactgtgatgtatttgattacatcaatgttgtccatctgtattgaaagctcattttagggcccgataaacaaaaattaaaacaaaaaatcagatccaaatcccaaTCCCAATCTTGTACTTTTCTTTGCAAACCGACCCTAATTCATGTTGGGCATTTTATAGTAAATCTATCTTATTAGTTATTCGTGGACCCAAAGTGGATCCACCTATAATGACCATAGATGGTTGGAGAAGACTGACCGACCATGGATTGCTTGATGGGGTGATCATGGCCATTCAAAAGAAGACTCGCAAAATGAATGTATAGGAATACCATTTTAAAATGGACTGTAAGATTAAAATTTTAATCTTACAGTCCATTGCACATTGTGCGTGCTTTTCATCGTAGGGCCTTGATtgtctcatcatggttttcttattatttgcgaTCTAAGAGGAATCATCCAACGGCAGTTGTTGATCATTTGTGGACGCACTTGGCTTAATTTGAACCATAGTAAGGGACGGGAAAAGTCATGGAAAGGGCTTGTGTACCTCATATACATACCTCATATACAACCGTAGTAATCACCATGTTCCATCGCTGGTTCATATACAACCTTTCCTATTTGCAGAACACACCCAAAGATCCCCGAGGCCATGGCGTTTTGAGGGAAGCTGAAAAAGTGTAGCTGTAAAATATCAGTACTATAATTCTATAATTCTGTTTGAATTTCATAAATAGAATGGAACCATAACAATAATCTAATCAATTGACTTGATCAACTGGGCCTCACAGTGAAGAATAGCCATTCATGATCATATATTaagaataaaatttgaaatttttaattaaTGGTTAGATCCTCTATGTGGGTCCTAAGTTGCGAGTGATCAACAAAATGAAACAGACTGTATCGActactgaaaacataaatatgttTTATTATGATATGTATTTAAGTGGTTATCAATTAACTAAAATTAGGGTTTCATCTCAGAATTCAGTTCACCAAAATACACGTGAGTGATCCCAAAATATGTTTCTTCTCTGTTATGATTAAAGTAATTGTTTGATTGATGTGTTGAGTTTATTCACTTGTATTGATTACTTTACTAAAAGTGCCTAAGGCAAATTGTTGTTAGTGAaatatggtgatgtatgtgacaaACTGTCAATATGATGCATCGATCATTCTTATCTCATTATGTTATGCATAGTGCTCTTGCGCAGACTCTTGTGGGCACGCCCTAAAAGACCTATAAGTACTTTCAGTACCGAATGACCTGTGGAAGCCTGCCAAAGAGGGGTGGATGCGAGTTGATGAATATCCAACTCAAGTAAGTGGACGGATCAACCCACTTGATCCATTCATGTTACATCGCATGACATTTATGGCGTGCACGAAACGTGATAGGTTCACTCACTGAACCTAGTCAACTGACATTGTATtaatggaaaaaccatacagatttTGTTGAAACTGAAACTGTTACTCACGTACTAGGGCAGGAGACTGAACCGATGGATTATCCACAAGGGTCATGGCCCTATCTAAAGGAAGTTGAGATGAATGCGCTAGATCAATAGCATGTTGGAAGTGAAACTAGtgttattttcttcatttatgcTTTGCAGTATATCATTAGTTTAGAAACTTAGAcctctgaatgatttaaagtatTAGTTGATTAATGGCTTAACAAAGTCTCGAATGGGTGGATTGTAGTACAGTGATTAATACTTGGTAAAGATTAAAGGCATATAGGTTAAATGTTTATGAATATTTTTTATGGTTGATGTATGTGAATGGTGAATGTAATGAGAACTTAGAATACATATGATTATATGCctctatcccaacattatggtcTTTTTTGAAATTAAGTGCACTCAATGTACGAGTCATGAACCGTAACTTGAGTCTAAGGGTACACATTTTTTATCCGAATTGCGGAGCAAGACACCCATCatgataatttttttaaattccaccttgtccatccgttttgtgagctcattttagggcatgagacaaaaaatgagccagatcccaAGCTCAAGTAGGACACAcgaaaggaaatagtgggattgaacagttaccgttaaaacattcatatggccacaaaagtgttCCATCATACTAAGTCCTTTTATATTTTCAGCTCATCTCAATGTGAGTGACATTATAAATTGTTTTGAtatcataaaaacatcatggtgcaaccaaggaaggtttcaacagtaagcaaTTTTTCCTggttttccctctcatgtggcccacctgagtcttggactAGCTTGTTTTTGTTGCATGTttgaaaatgagctcacaaaatcaatggatggggtggatttctcaaaaacaacaaggtggaccccacctaggttccctACAAGAACTTCACAGAAAAGGCATGGTGAACTTAAGTGGGGccgccgtgatgtttttgagaaatctaccccatccatccattttttaagctcatttttggacttgtgacaaaaaatgagccgaatccaagactcaagtagggcACATAATatgaggaaacaatgaggattgaacaaccatcattgaaacattcatatcgccacaaaagttttttatcagaataagtttttttttttcagttcttcTCAGTGGGAATGACGTTATAAACAGTTTTATTGTCATATAATATCAAGGTGcagcccaaaaaggtttcaacgataggcattTCTTTCTCCAGTTTTCCCTCTCATGTGCCCACTTGATCAGTTTCGATCTGATTCATTCTTGGTCAGTtgtgctaaaatgagctcgcaaaactaATGAcggggatttctcacaaatattattGTAGGCTCCACCTAGGTTCACAGCGCAAGAACTTCTAGTAGTGAAAGCCTTTGACAGGAAATCCACGCTCCAtcctgatgaggaaaatcaaatgAATGAATTGGTCAGCTTATAAACACCCACACAAAAATAAGGTGGGCGTCCCATCCTAACTTTTCCCAAGGGTGTGCCCGACCTCAGTCCCGTATGGTCATGATCTTTGGCTCCAAGGAGTACATAAGTAGAGCTGGGCAAGGGACGACTCAACTCATCCGACTCGGTCAAACCCAAACCAAATGGCTGAGTTGATTCAAATCGAGTATTCGTAGCCCGATCCGAATGCATACCAAGTCAGGTTCGAGTTACGTAGTAACTAGACTCGAAACTCAATCCGACAGACTTGACCCAATctgaaacttgactcgactcgggttGTCGGGTagggtatataaaaaaaaaaacctaattccCTCTCTCTACTATACCCTCGCACGCcccaatctaaaaaaaaaaaaaaaccgtcccGTCCCATCTGACAAGCagcaacatctctctctctctctctctctctctctctctcccggcGATAGTTAGTTGATCAGGTGTGTCCGGGTTTTTCTTACTTATTAAATGTTAAGAGGATGGCTGGGGTGCGTCTGGCCACCCAATTGAATACTTAATTCAATAGTCCTGCCACCCACCTAATTCAACAATCCGGCCACCCGCCCAATTCAACGGTCTGGCCACCCAATTCAATAGTCCAACCACCCACCCGATTCAACAGTTCGACCACCCACCCGATTCAACAATCCAGCCACCTGATTCAACACCCGATTCAACAGTTCAACCACCCGATTCAGTAGTCCGACCACCCACCAAATTCAATAGTCCTAACCCTAACATTAACCCCAACCTTAACCCTTATCCCTAATCCCtaaaatcctaaaccctaaatccaaaccctaaaccctaaatcttaatccttaaaccctaaaggcctaaaatctaaaccataaaccctaaaccctgaGACATAAATggctaaacctaatccctaaaccctataTCCTAAATTgctaatgtgttttatttatttgaattaaacaaTTAGTAATTTATTAGTGTGAATTATGGATTACAATGCtttttgcttagcttattattatGCATTAGATGGTTAACTTAATATGTATGAATTACATTACtttttgcttagcttattattatGCATTAGAttgttagcttaatatgtatggattacattgttttttgcttagcttattattgtgagttaaatagttagcttaatatgtatggattacatttttttcttagcttattattgtcagttagataattagttgcccatttgaggatttctgtGGCCAAACATAAACAtaatgtgtttttggtggcatagaaatcactcaaattatccaattttggatagttcaaggttagatagatagtatgctttcatgtaacttatttaaatgttcatgcctattctgtgctccatctcctcatttctctctagatatgttttttctttttcatttctcatgtcaaatattttcacattgcttagatatttAGCATCAAAATATAATGGATGATCGACTTACTTGAAGAGACATGGGAAAATATTGTCAGATTTTTGGCATGGACATTTAAATGGAAATATGAAattattacaatctatccaaccttggatgtaTAACTAATTTGGGGTTTAACATAAATCTTTAAGGCATTAGAGTGTTAATGTTGATCTAATTTAGTATATATCTTTTGATATTAGATGGCTAGTAAAGAAATTTCCACTACCCCGGTGGTTTGTCAGTTACATCGCCGATGATCTTGGATTATGAAAGATTAGGTCTATAAGATGAAGAGGTGTCCATCGATATTAGTACTCACAGTCACTTATTATAGGAAGAGCAAAAAAATATCGATAGTGTGGGAATATTTTGAAAAAGTAACCCTGAAAAGTGGTATGGTGAAGATATAATGCAGGTACTGTGAGGCTCAATATGCTAAACAAGTAGATGGGTTGACCACAATTCTAAAGAAATGCATTTTGAAGTGTTATAAAAAAGTGAAAAGCCAGACCTCAAGGCAACTGAGACTTTCATTTACCCAATCTTTAGTGGGTCCGTCGCAAGGTACATTGTCTATCTATAAGTATAACAGAGACCATGTGGATAAGTTGACGACTAGATTTATTATTGTCAATGAAATACCATTTCAGATAGTAGAGAGTCATTCCTTTGTTGAATTAGCCAGAGGCCTTAACCCCAGATACAAGAAGGTCCCCCGTACAACAATAAAAAGAATAAATGAAGATGTATGCAAGCGAGAAGCTCAAGTTAAAAGGATAGTTAGAATCGATTTCCCGAATCAGCCTGACATCAGATTTCTAGACGGCATCTAATCAATGAAAGGGATATATGTCACTAACTATCCACTACGTTGATGCCGAATGGAGGCTCTGCAAAAGAATTCTAAACTTTCGTTATCATGTGCCTCCTCACACTGGATTGATGATTTCGAACTACATCTACAGATGTCTTGTGGAGTGGGGCGTtgagaagaaaatctctttaataaCTTTAAATAATTCCTTTGCAAATGATAGTGTGATAATGAATGTGATAATGAATTTGCAGAACCAGTTTAAAGCCATTGGTGACTTGTATTTTGTTTGAAAGATATTTCATATTAAGTGTTATGCCCACATCTTAAACTTGATTATACAAGGTATCCTTAAAACAATTGGGCCAACGATCGAGAATATAAGAGAGAGTTTGAAGTACATAAGGGGATTACTTTCACGATTATATACATGGAATGCGATTGTAAAATAGTTGAATTTGTCGTCTCAAAGAATGATGAAATTGGATGTCATAACACTTTTGAGGCTCCTATATAATGCCTAACCCTTCTTCTGACTTGGAAAGGGATATGTATATCTAGTTAATCCGATGACATTTGTTTTTCTCCTCTTAACCCTAAAAGAAGTTGATGAAGCATTTTTCAAGGTAGTCAAGAAGAGTGGATAGAATCTCCATAGTCAAGATGGCATGTATAGGAAATTGGACAACACATTGTAGGTCAGAGTAAGTCTCCTAGCCTGGGCGAGAAGTCTCCCTTTCCAACCAGTAATACGACTCTAAATTTTGTCAACAATAGGGTGAAAGAAGGCTCATCACACCTTTCCTCTGAAAATATGAATTTCCACGTATATGAAAGGGGTGTCTCCTTTGAGAAACCCAAGATTCTTTAGGCTACTCTTACATGACCTTGCGATTGGTTAGAGGAGAGAATGAAGAAGCTTTTATATTTGTTTATCCTCTAGCCTGAAATTCTTTCGTAGCTGGATAGAAatcttaaaataatctataaGGATTGACTGTTACCATTCATAAAAAGCACCATGTCATCTACAAAGAGGAGGTGGGACACCAATGAGCAAGTTCCATAGGACTTCAAGGGCTAGCAGACGCCCCTTTCGATCAGCCCCTTGTAGCCCTTGCTTAGACCTGCAAGTGTCATTTTAACCCTCACCTACTCTCTTATCACATTCCATTGGTTTTTCTTATGAAAGTGCACTCGCCCCTTTTTTTTCACACATACATTATCCCATATTCCACCAACATTTCATTTTCTACCCCCTTAGCCTTTGCCCTTCTAACCCTTAGCTTTTAGCCCCAACCCACTCATACTTAGCCCAAGACCCTTAGTAAAGCCTTCTACTCGGCCCTAGATCTTTACCTAATCTAACTAGATTATAAGACCATGCACCCTAAAGCTTAAATTTCAAGAATTTCCTAAAGTAGAGACTGAACATTTGTGTGGGTGGAGAAAAGTGCCTAACCCCTTCATTCTCTATCACAGAGTTACCTTACATAGAATATTTAGTTGAAGGTTGGTTGCTGAAATCATGTTTTTGTAAGGTGGTCTTTTGACACTCGGTCTTTATAATTTTATAGGGTCTAGCCCACTAAACTGACCGGTGACAACTCCAAATTGAACAGACCATGTTCCTAAGTCAACACCACAACTCACATACAAATAAACATAGTGTGAGAGCCACGAAGAGGCTTGTGGGCAGTTCACACTAATAATCAATGTAAAAAATCTAAGGTGCGGATTATCATTAAACCATGATTATGAAACAATATCTTGTCTAACATAGTAGAAAGAATATATATGCTTCTAATTGTCACAACAACTTAGCTGGTGGGCCCCAGTTTGTGATGATTGGCATATGCTGGATCTTGAAATGGAACTGTACTTGTTAAAAAGATGTTTTAAATCTAGAGATCTTCTACTAGCCCTGAGAatgttcgactcgaagtctagcaacaaTGTATTTGAAATTTTTGTGATCCTCAACCAATCGAAGgacaggctcgactagtcgaaggtcccttcgactggttgaagc
This region of Magnolia sinica isolate HGM2019 chromosome 1, MsV1, whole genome shotgun sequence genomic DNA includes:
- the LOC131239370 gene encoding disease resistance protein At4g27190-like, which translates into the protein MSFPQNAMASGIFGCVLQIGKVVYEPAMEHGDYLVHYKSHVDNFKNEVESLKNIRGDVMRLVDDACRRKEELKADVEEWLKSVEEVKEDAGRLVSGAEGSAGCLSGWLPNCYVRYNLGKEAKQKTNYVKELQSIGRSFRSVSFSLPLPSTDSMLAGGDYVAFASREAAVEEIMQALSNEAIGTIGVYGMGGVGKTTLMKEMGKLVKRKGLFNDVVMVEVSLEPKPSKIQAEIAGQLGLKLNKDSEAVRKGQLLERLQGTKTLVILDNVWEQLDLVEIGIPCGPNGQGCKIMLTTRDKYVCNMHGSQTIMIEVRFLTEMESLDLFKVMICSDVDSSILEEYGKDIVKECGGIPLLLAAVGTALRPKDKKVWADALTRLRRGSMIGEIFPGLQLSYEFLETNEIKSCFLFCCLFPEGSDIDIETLVRYGFGEEFLDEVETLKEARERVHSLIDKLKARCLLLDGYQEGYVKMHDCVRDVTRSIASKDENGFLVRAGVEMKDWPRKEKLNKCKRISLIRSTISMLPAEPDCPNLLTLLFQENYSLKKFPDSFFRGMKSLVVLDLSYTGISSLPCVTTLRVLLLNKCFDLTDLSLLGEMEKLEILSLIGTNIRELPEEVGRLSNLKLLDLSYTRYLERVPPNVVRRLQCLEELYMRGSFSAWEVKGTGDGNNASLVEVVSLDRLTMLDISVKNAECFSQETSFSCTNLSRFYVTGCRDYQMRGDRFSMAVEGKYRRISLEISKPVSSFVKCLIERSEELELVRSKHSDVERWEKMFKYGLAPVPKDLRFLKFCDWANPFLPSCLLQSAKIELLWIVDCQKMEKMVQDEDGDAASPVKPLWASAFENLQFLEVKGCIALKNLLSWKLARALEQLKKLIVDGCIEMEVIITNGGAADTSVLPHLQEIYLMNMPNLKSFCEGEALLELRSLLTIRVIRCSSVKRHLLGPSSALSLQYMNGESILPSNLPLKMRLEPRMEIIGCQTLEKIVPDEYENLPSLMKAVRPSLFENLQFLNMQHCHGFKNLLSWRLARALEQLKKLKVQGCNEMEVIIGYGGEVDSSTFPRLHSIHLEDMPKLRCFCEGEVLLKLRSLLAIRVIRCSSVKRHLLGPSSALSLQFMTGESILPSNLPLKMGIGPRMEIIGCQTMEKIVPDEYENLSSPTKVVRPSLFENLQFLNMQHCHGFKNLLSWRLARALD